ggaggagacacacaagcaacctttgagcattcttgatcatccacactaagtctctgcgcattcgtttgtgtttctaagtgattcgagctctgttctaagtgagaactctgagatagtcttgtgagctcgattcttggccgtgtgtgtgcgcttttgctgtggttttgtgtgtgttgctttcctcccttactctgtgtttcatttgtgatcatatacttgtaagggcaagagactccaatttgtggagattccttgcaaacgggatagtgaaaggaaaacaaaacaccgtggtattcaagtgggtctttggaccgcttgagaggggttgattgcaaccctcgtccgttgggacgccacaacgtggagtaggcaagcgttggtcttggccgaaccacgggataaaatcactatgtcactctgtgcttgattctcttgtggtactgtgttttgttgagattgttgagacttcaccttagccacttgacaataatcgtgctaacacttaacaagtttttgtggcttaagtttgaagtttttacaggatcacctattcaccccccccccctctaggtgctctcaccaccccctacctggcgcgccaactgtcggcgtttcgagacaggggggtccctctccccccttcgcgctcgcccacgcgctcgacccatctgggctggggcacgcagcacactcactcgtcggcttagggacccccctgtctcgaaacgccgacaacttcagattcccaacattagaagacaggctctcagtgctgtcgaagaacgatctggccgacagcctggcctataatagcttaaaggtgcgataaatgggatctttgtattttttgttgaaaccaaaatttttcgtttgtttaaatctattgacgcacacatatttctctttgcagggcctgatacttagcaatgccctcagggcacagaaggatgctgaagacgaagggtgtgctatagccctgagcaaccttcgttccgaagtaattgaactgaggaacgaaggtctcgaaaaagataaaatattacactcattgataaataaaataaaggaggacgaagctgcttttaaaggtcaagctgaagctcagaagcgcgaaattgaagatcttcggaaacaactggccagagccaaggaagaacgcatacttgaagaaacaaagcgagaactcagcgaccaatgggcagatcatttagagggaactgttgaagagcttcgttcgtccaagaaaagatgctatatcaaatctatagaatgtgttaagaagttaaaagcaagcttcgccagcgtcggcgcattctcgagcgaggaaaactttacaagaggcaaccccgaaggtcccatcgaatggatcgatcacgaagctgaggccttcgaagaaattttaaatagccgtggagatatatgtgctttctcgggcgccagagggattgccaccattttagagaaaaagggttgcgaacatgtaaaaattttagcacaatccgaagctgctttgtccttcgaagatgcaagagatccttcggccgaagctagcatgattggtggaaaatttttcaccgatatctgggataatggtggccgagaaatggccggagaaattattcgaaaaagtgaaaagggcattcacgatgctagagaagtagctgaggctgctgaaaagagcgcagagcccgaaggtcaattaggtattaactaatagtttttattgtgttgtaattttaagttttaagattcgtttgcaatttgtaatagcaatgtagccgtatcctgtcctacttcagatcctgctaaagcgtcttcgggccctcagtcgaaaggagacgacgaaattaaaaagatggctgaagctattatggacgaagtcgtcaatcggctcctgaacgaggctgcagaagtcgttttgagagaagattaagtactattgtaaaaacttctgaaatgtgatatattgtaacattttgtaaccttgaatgtaatatacctgtttttattgttcaattctttacgatgcatgaaattttatacgtactgtttttgagtctttgacgaaaaaacaccttcccttcttttcatgcttcgtgaagaagaatttttcttttgtcacaacaatatccagtgttctgatgaataatatccaggcttcgtgaagatattttccgaagctatacttccaaagatcaataatgtatctccttgtgacattatgatttttcccttttttcaaaacattcttctgtagatcgatatcgtgtccacctcttgtgccatatgcaacatgatgtatgatgcttatgctatgcgaaatgatgcgatgatgttatgttatgtgaggtgatgtttattccgaagatgcacacgcatccctgcaataaaacacataatcttttataagcctcccttaggagcttcttcgccttttacttcagcggaatcagcgtttatttttcgctgtaagcctcccttaggagcttcttcgccttttactttcagcggtattcgcgttgacttttcgcgcttcgccttttacttaggcggtatcagcgttgacttttcgctgtatgctctgcattccctttggaacgactttggagcagaaaacttacactgcgctccctctggagcggctttttgtgacttcggcaaacttactctgcgttccttagaacgactttttgttgcttcgaagaattttcgataatccgaaggtcctttttgttatcataaatctttaaacttcaacaacttaggcctgtgaagaaaatatattttccttgtggcaaacaacgaaactatttacatgaaatctaaacaatgtcctttattacacagaaaagaagactgaataagaaagactgctattaaggtaggatatttgtcaatagatgtgctttgactctggcacagtgctgttgactgtacgagcttcggactgctctctgaagtccctttgatgtggagcatactggctcccttctggctgctggccttgttgcagcggaggtggaggcggaggctgttgccaggaagcttgaggttgactcgccgaagcaacagaaactgcagggtggttgcccacatattctgggatgtaaggtgaatgatacgaagcagtatgcatgacctgcttcggctgagcttgctgtgctgcggcttcggctatttccttttgcttctggatggtaacatggcacatcctggtggtatggcctttgttctcaccgcaaaacaagcaaaagattcttcttggttgatctccgaatcttccgccgaagcccctggcgcctctgcctcttggggctggtggtcggaaggggccttgctgttgccccgaagcctgtgaggaacactgtggcctttgctgttggctccctcgatcatcattttgggtagagttgtgaattgatctaacatgcctcggatagaaccttcctccgaagcccctggtcatttcagaaaacctgaaagcctcctcccttctttggcgaaaatcattatcggcccgaatgtactcgtccatcttctggagcagcttctccaaagtttgagggggcttcctagcgaagtactgagctgacggtcctggccgaagccccttgatcatggcctcaatgacaatttcattgggcaccgttggtgcctgtgccctcaaacgcaagaacctccggacgtacgcctgaaggtattcttcgtgatcctgggtgcactggaatagagcttgagcagtgaccggctttgtctgaaacccttggaagctagttaacagcaagtccttcagcttctgccatgaagtgatcgttcctggtcgaagggaggaataccaggtttgagcaacactcctgacagccataacaaaagatttggccatgactgcagcattgccaccatacgaagacactgttgcttcgtagctcatcaaaaactgcttcgggtctgagtggccatcgaatacgggaagctgaggcggtttgtaggacgggggccaaggtgtagcctgcagctcagcggacagaggagaagcatcatcgaaaacaaaattcccatgatggaaattatcataccagtcatcttcgttgaggaaaccctcctgatgaaggtcttggtgctgaggccttcggtgctgctcatcctgagcaagatgacgaacttcttcagaggcttcgtctatctgcctttgcagttcagctagcctggccatcttttctttcttcctctgcacctgttgatgaagcatctccatgtctctgatttcttgatctatctcgtcctctggtggtgtcgggctgacagccttccttttctggcttcgggcctcccgaagagagacagtctcctgattgtggtccagcggttgaagagctgcagtgccagttgctgaagctttcttcggcgccataacgaaggtttatgatcaccgaaggtgttcaaaaaactcagagtgtggaagtgagttcaccggaggtgggcgccaatgttggagacttgttctcaaatgctatgagttaagaacaaggcaacatagaaaatattaatcggtaaagtccttcgtccttcgaagcattattcccctcaggatataatggttttcggacgaaggttatgaagggcacaccttcataaatacactttacagtgacgaaggatgaattataaggaatataaaagatagCATAGACCATTGTATAATATTATTATttagaaacagaaataacatcgaattacaaatgtaccttcaacttgaaggagatgaaagtacaagagtgacgcaaaagcgaatgccaaatcaacgtgaacagtacgggggtactgttcacctatttataggcacgggacacagcccatacaaaattacattcatgccctttacatttgataataattctatagtagtctatcgagttctgaatagccttttcatctttaagccggtttcattttctgctactacgccgaagctttcctgctcacatcttcggcgctgtatcgaccttcgtattatcctggtcttctcctgccgcgataccgacttgagtccgaaggcacctgctcacacattatacttccagaaatactgttaaatcctgtttttgaggaccttcgtaagccgaaggcccccaacatagtCCCTAAAAACTAAACATTCCTAAAACAGAGCTGTGCTAAatggtactccctccgtttcttttacactatccagcgacaaataaaaagaaacggagggagtactaccTAAGATAGATTTGCATAAACCGATATGACAAACAAAAATGGAATCTCCTCCACCTCCCACTTCTGTCGGCCCTTGCTGGTGGGTGAACCCGGCGTGGCACTGGAAGCACGGCATCCTCCTGCGGGCCGTTTTCCATGCCGCAGCGACGAGTCGGCGGGTGAAATGGGAGAGGAGCCAAGCCAACCAACCAAGTCCTAACGTAGCGCAATCATACGCTGTTCTTGGTCAGACAGATCAACCCAGTGTGTATGTAATGTAATGCAAGGAAAAGAGAAGATTCGCTGAGTAATCTGGTTGATGAAAACGTCCGTTCCGTCGGCCGTTGTTGGTTCTCGTTGAAGTGTTCAAGCTCATAATCATAACGGTCAGGTAAAACACCACATGCCTGCGAAGAGTCAACGCAGTCGCAGGATGACTTGTCTCTGCCTCCTGCCGCAAGGAAGCAGCCGCTAGCTATGCTTGGTAGCCGCGAGCGAGGCCGAGGCCGTCCGTGGCCACAAACCCGGAGGAACGAGGACGGAGGCCCGCTTTTCCACGACGGCACTGTGGCGTGCCGCTGTCAGGCGGAGCATACCGCCGTGCGGTGCAGATCCGGGCCACGTCCTTCCGCCGCGCCGGTCAAACAGGGCTGCTGCGGGCGCTCGCGGCTTTATAAAGAGCAGAAACCTTCTGTAACCCAAACTCAGCATCCAGACTAGAGTACTCCCGGTGCCATCTCCTCCATCTCCCTATTCCTCCTCAGCTCCTGGACCAGACATGGCCGCACCTTCCGGCACGATGCGCGCCGTGCAGTACGACAGATACGGCGGAGGAGCACAGGGGCTCAAGGTGCGTGCGTTGATACTGTTTCGATCGACGCGCGCATGATCTGTCTGTTGACCGTTGCTGATGAACATTGCTTTCTCCGCTCGACTTCAGCATGTGGAGGTGCCGATCCCGTCGCCGAAGAAAGGCGAGGTGCTCATCAGGATGGAGGCCACCAGCATCAACGTCGTCGACTGGAAGTTCCAGAACGGCTTCGCGCGGCCCTTCATGCCCAGGAGGTTCCCTTTCATCTCTGGTACTGTAACAACACGCAGAGCAGAGCCATGGCGTGCTGCTGGCCTCGTCCCCCACTCCTTCCCTCTTGTTTAATCGATGACCATTTCAGTTTTGGCTTTTGACGTGCCGTCCCGAGTGCGTGTGCGCATGAGGACGGGAGAGTTGCACAGGCGAGTAATCGTGTTTGCTTTCTGGAGGACAGGTTACGATCTAGCAGGAGAGGTCGTAGAGTTGGGTGCTGGAGTGAGCAGCTTCAAACCAGGGGATAAGGTGATCGCCATCAACTTCCCGGTAAGATTCTGAGACCGTGCTTGCAAACAGTTTGCTTATACATTCCATCCGACTGGTTTTCGTCCCAAGTGTTTTGAGTCGCCAGTTGAGTTCGTTCTACTACCAAGTACTAACGAATGCGCAACCGACGGTAATGGCAgaacggcggagggctcgccgagtACGCGGTCGCGTCAGCGTCTCGTACAGTCGCAAGGCCGCCGGAGGTGTCGGCCGTCGAAGGTGTCTGCGTGCCGATCGCCGCAGTCACCGCGCTCCGGTCGCTGCGGACAGCCGGGGTCACAGTCACACTGGACGACCCGGCTCGCGCCCCCGCCACGCCCAAGAACGTGCTGGTCACCGCGGCCTCCGGCGCCGTCGGCCACTTCGCCGTGCAGCTCGCCAGGATGGGCGGCCACAACGTCACGGCCACCTGCGGCGCGCGCAACCTCGGCCTGGTCCGGAGCCTCGGCGCCGACGAGGCGCTGGACTACAAGACCCCCGAGGGCGCCAGGCTGCGGAGCCCCTCCGGCAGGAAGTACGACGCGGTGGTGCACTGCGCCGCGAAGGGGCTCCCGTGGTCCGTGTTCAGGCCCGTGCTCGCCGCCTCGGGTACGGTCGTCGACATCACGCCAGGGTTCGTGGCCGTCGTCACCGCGATCCTCCAGGTGGCGACCTTCTCCAAGAAGAGGCTGGTGCCGCTCATGGTGACGCCCAACAAGGAGGAGATGGAGCTGCTGCTGGGCATGCTGAAGCAGGGTAGGCTCAAGACGGTCATAGATTCCCAGCACCCGCTGGGCAGCGCTCACGAAGGCTGGGCCAAGAGCATGAGCGGCCACACCACCGGCAAGGTCGTCATAGAGATCGGAGCCGCGCAACCATAATAATAGTGCAGCAGTATATTGATTCAAAAAATAATTATGTAATTTTTAGATCTAGAATTTCTATATTTTTTGTTCATGAATTATGTATTTTTATTTAAAATTTATGAATcgtgtattttttttatttttatatgAATTATGTATTTTTATTTGCTTGATTATTTGATCAGATGgatttttattttaataaaacactaTGTTTATTATAAATAAAAGtctaaaaagaaaaaaataatgtGATATTGATGTAGATGTGGCAGATGTAGGCTGACAATAGCGATTGTGTACTGGAGCGATATAATAGATAAGGACTGGTAGTGTGGTTGGTAGCCCTAAAAAAATCCCAGTTATCACGTAATTTTGTTAATTATctcatatttattattattatttaaaaGTTTAAAATTCCATACAATGTTTATAGTACAATTTTTGATATTATTATTAAGTCACAATACTTAGTTAGTGCTAAAAACGTGTTAATTAGACCATGTTTGAGAGGGTTTCACTTCAAGAATTACATCTTCACTTTTCTAGCTTCACCATGAAACAACTTGAACAAGATTGGTAAGGCGGGATTCAATAGTGTTTGGTTTACACATAGACACTAGCTTCTATAATACAATTAATTTGTGTGAGTTTCCTTAATTACCTTTGATAATTAGCGGGTGAAGAAAGAGACATGAATCAATAGGTTATGTAATCAATGTCATTGTGAGTAATTTTTGTGTAACTTTATGAGGAGGTAAAAACAATGTTTTTGAAGCATACTTTGAGTAGTTCAAAAAATTTATGAAATTAGCCTATAGTTTCAGTTTTTTAAAGCTAGAAATCGTGGCGCTAGATTTGTTTGGATAAAAGAAGTTAAAATAGACTTAAAATTCTTAAAGTGAATCTTTCCCAAACTATATGGGAGTATAGTGCTCTTGGGCTCTCCCTATATATAGAGGGAGCTATATACGATTCATGAGCTGTTGGAGATAAAATCCCTTTAAGACGTTGTTCGGTTAGAgatggattgagtgagattggagCGGAttgaatcccttttgttgaaggttGTTTGAGGGTGACTTAAATTTTACATTTTCAAATAAATATTACCTAAAATTTTATATTTTCAATTAAGTATTTTGAAGAAGACAAGTGGTCAATTTTGTTTAAAAAAGTCAACAACATCGTCAAGCTATCAGATATGTAGTATTAGCTTATTTCCCTAGTGGATTGGTATAGGGCGAAAACATCAATATTTCAACTCGCTATTATCGTTTTAGAACGAAGCAAATCCCAGTTACAATAATCCCCCAAGACAATAACCCAATATATATAAGGCTATCTTCAGCAGCTTTACTCATCATTTATATTTTACAACTCTACTATATAAATAATACATAATAGGATATAAATAATACATAATAGGGTGCAAAATAATGTTTTGCACGGTTATATGCATCATCTTATGGTCACATCCTAACAAAACATTCTGGGAACCATGGATGCAGAGTAAAACTGAGGCTGATATCGACTTCCCTAGTCAGGAAGTTCTCATGATGAACTCCTGGTGATGCCGATAAATAATACAGACTGGGATGAAACATCTATCTGTTGTTCAGGCTAAGAATTTCTGATCCTCACAGTACATTGCACAGCCTTACGTTACCAGAAGTTTCTTTGACAAAGCCAGTCGGCATGTATCGGATAACAGAGGTTAAGCTAATTGCCCCCAAAGTTACAAGCCATCAGATATGTAAAGCTGCTCAGCTTAACTAGAACCGTTCGGAAGGTAAATACGATGAACACTATTCATTTTCAGCCCCTTCCTGCAAGTAGGGCATTTCTTCTGAACCTTGATGGCCTGCTTGATGCACGTGTCGCAGAAGACATGGCCACAAGTCGTCGTGGAAGGCTCCTCCATCTTATTCCAACATATTGGGCAGGTAAAAGATGGTTCCTCGGGGACCTCCTTGGCAGGCTCTTTGCTGGTTTGTGCGGCATTTGACTATCAAATAGAAACTCGTATTAGAGTTAAATGCTGGCAGCTAGCAAGAATGTGAACAGACCCATATCACGTCATAAAAGGATGTATATATGCATGTTCAAAGATTTGGTTGGCTAAGGAAAATATGAATTTCAAACAAGTCACTAAAAGGACAAAGTTACATAAATAACATAATATGGGAATGTTGAAAGTGCAAGTTAAGATTGAGCATTAACAGGAAAACTTATGCACATTACAAATCTGAAAGTACACAAATAGGTCTTCTATCAACCTAGCCTTGAAGTTGAAAAAGTTATTCCCTTCAATCAAGATTATAAAATAAATACCTGCAAGCTAGACCTTGCTCCCCAATCTGGATAGAGGTGACGTCCTACTGGTTCAACCCTCTGGCGTTTGCTCCCTGTGGAGAAGATACAGATGCATCATCATCACAAACACATATGAATAATGACTCAATGCATGGTAACAGACAGGAGTCTTAAATCACAGAGGAAGCTAGGAGATGTGCATTGACCAACATTTTTCATGTAGGCAGCATGCATATCATAAAATCCAGTCAATCAAGAAATTAGAAAATGGGAAGTATGTGTAACTTCCAACACGGCCTAGAGAAATGTCACCACTATCACAGAGCTTGTGTCCTAATATGGTGTAACCTGAGATACAGTCATAGGCACATTGCAAGCACTAACCCACATTGTCTGTGCTGTTGAATATACGACTTTTGAAGAATTAAACTCTGATTTGATATTGCATTGATGAACAGATACCATTACAAAGGCCACACCAATTCTACAAGCACAATGATACGACGACAGTAAACTAACCTTCCCGGCTAGCTTCAACCTCCAAGTCAACCACTGTTATAGGTTCCCTCCTGGTTCTCCTGTTCCTCCTCTGCAGAATACACTATGCTTTGTTGTAAGTGCTAGCTGATGGTACACCATAGTAGCACAACTATCattcataaaaaatattatttAACAGGAATAACTGCAATGGTAAAGAGTTTGAGAATTCCTGTTAAAAGGCTACTCCTTGAAAATGACCAATGGACCTAATGGCATGACGCTAACAAAATTGAAAAGTGCAATACTTGTTTAAATTCAAGATAGTGAGAGAACTATACTGGCAGGGGCACTCGCGAAGGAGATACTGCCTGAACTTCATCTTCGATGGCCTCCACATCAATGGGTGAGTTTAGGGCGCCAGGAATAGGGGCATGTGGTCCACGACGGCTCCCCACCCCCCGGGAGCTTGCTTCCACGATCACCACTAGTTTATCACCAGACCCATCTTGCGACTGTCTCCTTGGTGCACGCTTTGTACCACTAACAGTGTTCATGCTCTCTTTATGCCTATATACTCACCTCAGCTTCACAATGAACCTGAAATTCATGGGGACATGGCTTAGTTCCTTATCTACTAGCCTACTGTTCAGCCTAATCAGCAAGTAGCAACGAAGACTGAAACTGCAGCAATGGTAAAAGTACAAAACTGGGGAGTTCTACGCGggatgtttttttttttttgggggggggggggggcgaggaaCAAGGATATCAACTCGAAATCACGTCTCTACCAAAGATCTACCGAATCAATAAAGATCAACGAATGAGAAAGTTCGACCTAAGGACCGGGGAATCGGCGCAGCGATCGAAATTAATACCCCCTCCCTCCCCGCCGATTGCCTCGCCAAATCAACACCGGTAGTCAATCCACGCACCCCGGGAGCATCGGGAGGGACGAAAAATCCGCACGTCGCCGAAGGACCCGAGTTCGATCGAGAAGGGGAAAGGCCGAAAGGGGGCAACCGCGGTGGGTAGGGAGCGCTTCTTCCTTTCAATTGGGTGAATAGGGTCCACGGTCCACCCTCCGGTGACTTATGTGATTATCAGCGTCCCTGCCAAGTGGGGCAGCCGAGCAAGCAAGCCCACTTCAGGCGAGTCCATGAGGACCATGACCACGAGGCGGACCAGCCCAAGCCCATGAACGCGAAAACAAACCCTAGCCACGAGGTCGGCAGTCGGCTCCTCGACCGGACGACGTGGCTGCGAATCTGCAGGAGGAGGAAGAGGTGAAATGGTGAAGGCCGCGACGTGGCTCCTCGATCGGCTCCTCTACGTACTCAAGCAGGACAAGGGCAACGACGCCAACACCGCGCGTGACCGACGGCGAAGGAGGCGTGCTCCGGCCGGTGGCGCCGCCAACGCCGTTGGAAACGATGATGGCGAGGAGCAGCACCTCAACACCTTTCTCGACGCTGCGAATGCGTCGTCCGCCTCCTCAAGGGTGCAGTTCAGGTGCGTGCTTCGTTTCTCTTGCAGATGCTTTGCTTTTTTTCTGTCCGTGTTGGCTCGTCCTGGTGGGATTGTGACCACGCTGGGTTCTGCGGATCTCGGAACAGGAATATGGCGTCGCGCGCGCGGTGGGTGGAGGAAGCCGGCGCTGCGGAGGTGGTGGAGAACAGGGGCAAGCTGTGGCTGACCACCGGTGTCACTCGGGCCGGCAAGCTGTACTACAACGTTGAGGAGACCGGGTACGCGTACGCCGACTGTTTGATGAACTGTCTGTATCTGTGCAGCGTTTGATTGTACTGGCCCGATAGCCTTGGTGTGCTGTGCATCCAGCATACCAGCACAAATGCTGCACTGTGTGAATCTCTGAAGCCATTTATACTACCAATAATGTACTCCGTATTATACATGAGTTGCTTGACGTTGACTTTATTTTCAAGCACTCGAGTTTTGCTAGTGAAGGCTCATTGTCTGATGAAAACGTGCAGGTTCTTGGCCGAAATGGGTGCCTTGATTCTTCTCAATGATAAGGATGAGACGATAGGAATTGAAGATATCTATGGGAAGCTTGCTGGAGGAAATTATGGGTGCTCCTGGGATACCTTCCAGGCATATAAGCACTTGAAATCACTTGGATATATTGTTGGAAGATTTGGTGTTCCCTGGACAATGAAGCATGGTGGTACTCATCACACCATTGCTCCCCAGATCAATATACTTGAGACTGATCAGAGCTTAAATAGAGTTGACGGAGCCTCCAATGACATAACCAAATTGCTCAAGGAAATACAGATTGACGGGATATGTCCATCTTTTGAAGTTTATCTGCCAAATAGCAAGTTCAAAAAGTCATCCCCAGGGTGCCCTAGTTTCCTCTTATGTCTATTAAGGTAATAGTAGTCCTTTATCGACTCAGTTAATTTTATGATCATAGATCCAATGCAGTTTCATTTTTCTGCAATTCATCTTCTGTTGATCTTTCAGTATTTTAGTGTAGGGTAACTAGGTCTATCTTCTAATCAGGGTTTTCTTTAATTGTGTAATTGTCTGTCTGTAAATATGAACTCATATACAATGTTAGTACAATATCTTCTTGATTGGAACATGTGAGTGCCTCCTGGTACATATGGGCTGAGCTCAAGGTTCACAATTTCGTTTAGAATGATCCGAATTTCGTTTTGTTGACCAAAATTTGACTTTTGCATTTTTTACATTTTGAACCGAAATCCAGTTAAAAACGGACCGGAATCTTTTCCTCGACTAGTAGCGAAAATGAAATAAAATGGTGAATTTCGGTGATCTCGGAACGGGAAAGTAAACCCTGGCTGAGAGCTTCATGGAGGCCAAGGGTGGCTCTGGCATCCAGCTCTACATAAATGGATTTGTTGTGCTCATGTATCTTTTTGCAATGGTCACCCATCTGCTAGCTATATGAACTCAATTGATAACTCAGTTGAAGCTGATTGATTCTCAGTTCGTTGGACTCTGTCTTGCCAAGCTACCATCAAATTATATGAAAAAAAATTCTGCTAAGAGATAAACTGCAAAGAATAATGTCATGTAATTCAAGGGTCACAGCTTATGAATAAAACGAACATCATAGGAATCAAGGTTGATCTCATATACTCTGTTTatacatgtttctataacaactt
This portion of the Zea mays cultivar B73 chromosome 2, Zm-B73-REFERENCE-NAM-5.0, whole genome shotgun sequence genome encodes:
- the LOC103647563 gene encoding putative quinone-oxidoreductase homolog, chloroplastic — translated: MAAPSGTMRAVQYDRYGGGAQGLKHVEVPIPSPKKGEVLIRMEATSINVVDWKFQNGFARPFMPRRFPFISGYDLAGEVVELGAGVSSFKPGDKVIAINFPNGGGLAEYAVASASRTVARPPEVSAVEGVCVPIAAVTALRSLRTAGVTVTLDDPARAPATPKNVLVTAASGAVGHFAVQLARMGGHNVTATCGARNLGLVRSLGADEALDYKTPEGARLRSPSGRKYDAVVHCAAKGLPWSVFRPVLAASGTVVDITPGFVAVVTAILQVATFSKKRLVPLMVTPNKEEMELLLGMLKQGRLKTVIDSQHPLGSAHEGWAKSMSGHTTGKVVIEIGAAQP
- the LOC100194198 gene encoding RING/U-box superfamily protein (The RefSeq protein has 1 substitution compared to this genomic sequence), giving the protein MNTVSGTKRAPRRQSQDGSGDKLVVIVEASSRGVGSRRGPHAPIPGALNSPIDVEAIEDEVQAVSPSRVPLPRGNRRTRREPITVVDLEVEASREGSKRQRVEPVGRHLYPDWGARSSLQSNAAQTSKEPAKEVPEEPSFTCPICWNKMEEPSTTTCGHVFCDTCIKQAIKVQKKCPTCRKGLKMNSVHRIYLPNGSS
- the LOC100194198 gene encoding RING/U-box superfamily protein isoform X2, whose translation is MNTVSGTKRAPRRQSQDGSGDKLVVIVEASSRGVGSRRGPHAPIPGALNSPIDVEAIEDEVQAVSPSRVPLPRRNRRTRREPITVVDLEVEASREGSKRQRVEPVGRHLYPDWGARSSLQSNAAQTSKEPAKEVPEEPSFTCPICWNKMEEPSTTTCGHVFCDTCIKQAIKVQKKCPTCRKGLKMNSVHRIYLPNGSS
- the LOC100194198 gene encoding RING/U-box superfamily protein isoform X1, coding for MNTVSGTKRAPRRQSQDGSGDKLVVIVEASSRGVGSRRGPHAPIPGALNSPIDVEAIEDEVQAVSPSRVPLPCILQRRNRRTRREPITVVDLEVEASREGSKRQRVEPVGRHLYPDWGARSSLQSNAAQTSKEPAKEVPEEPSFTCPICWNKMEEPSTTTCGHVFCDTCIKQAIKVQKKCPTCRKGLKMNSVHRIYLPNGSS
- the LOC100193120 gene encoding uncharacterized protein isoform X1; translation: MVKAATWLLDRLLYVLKQDKGNDANTARDRRRRRRAPAGGAANAVGNDDGEEQHLNTFLDAANASSASSRVQFRNMASRARWVEEAGAAEVVENRGKLWLTTGVTRAGKLYYNVEETGFLAEMGALILLNDKDETIGIEDIYGKLAGGNYGCSWDTFQAYKHLKSLGYIVGRFGVPWTMKHGGTHHTIAPQINILETDQSLNRVDGASNDITKLLKEIQIDGICPSFEVYLPNSKFKKSSPGCPSFLLCLLRGKPPSRVELEAVENNFRGIPLKYAHVDNGRVSFLSFDEVTLPSLP
- the LOC100193120 gene encoding uncharacterized protein LOC100193120; the protein is MLCFFSVRVGSSWWDCDHAGFCGSRNRNMASRARWVEEAGAAEVVENRGKLWLTTGVTRAGKLYYNVEETGFLAEMGALILLNDKDETIGIEDIYGKLAGGNYGCSWDTFQAYKHLKSLGYIVGRFGVPWTMKHGGTHHTIAPQINILETDQSLNRVDGASNDITKLLKEIQIDGICPSFEVYLPNSKFKKSSPGCPSFLLCLLRGKPPSRVELEAVENNFRGIPLKYAHVDNGRVSFLSFDEVTLPSLP